A genomic stretch from Candidatus Nitrotoga arctica includes:
- a CDS encoding carbohydrate kinase family protein — MHTLICGSLAYDIIMVFNDQFKKHILPEQIHILNVSFLVPEMRREFGGCAGNIAYNLKLLEGNPLIMATVGDDFGPYTSRLEKLGLSQQYIRHVPDSFTGQAFITTDLDDNQITAFHPGAMSFSEQNHVFDAKDVTLGIVSPDGRAGMLQHAQEFHAAGIPFVFDPGQGMPMFSSDELLNFVKQADYVTVNDYEAKLLQEKTGKKIEELSKLTQAFIITLGAQGSLIYADGKEVRIPTPMAETLLDPTGCGDAYRAGLLHGIQQGWDWDTTGRLASLLGSLKIASRGGQNHNPTRDELSTLFHKYFGYSISL; from the coding sequence ATGCATACGCTCATTTGTGGCTCCTTAGCCTACGACATCATCATGGTGTTTAACGACCAGTTCAAAAAACACATCTTGCCTGAGCAGATACACATCCTGAATGTCTCCTTTCTGGTGCCGGAGATGCGTCGAGAGTTTGGCGGCTGTGCAGGGAACATTGCCTATAATTTGAAACTACTCGAAGGCAATCCGTTGATCATGGCGACGGTAGGTGATGATTTTGGCCCTTACACGTCACGCCTGGAAAAATTAGGCTTATCGCAACAATACATTCGTCATGTACCGGACAGTTTCACTGGCCAAGCTTTTATCACAACCGATCTGGACGATAATCAGATTACTGCCTTCCATCCTGGTGCGATGAGCTTCTCTGAACAGAACCATGTATTCGATGCCAAAGATGTTACGCTTGGCATCGTATCCCCAGATGGGCGTGCAGGCATGTTGCAGCACGCGCAGGAATTCCATGCGGCAGGCATTCCCTTCGTGTTCGATCCGGGTCAAGGTATGCCGATGTTTAGTAGTGATGAATTATTGAACTTCGTCAAGCAGGCGGATTATGTGACGGTAAATGACTATGAGGCCAAGCTATTGCAGGAAAAAACTGGAAAAAAAATTGAAGAACTCAGCAAGCTGACACAGGCTTTCATCATTACCCTCGGCGCACAAGGGTCGCTCATTTATGCAGATGGCAAGGAGGTGCGCATCCCAACGCCCATGGCTGAGACATTGCTCGACCCCACTGGCTGCGGTGATGCTTATCGTGCAGGTTTGCTGCACGGCATTCAGCAAGGCTGGGATTGGGATACCACCGGACGTCTTGCCTCTTTGCTAGGTTCGCTGAAAATCGCCAGCCGTGGCGGACAGAACCACAATCCCACTCGCGACGAGCTCTCCACTCTATTTCACAAATACTTTGGCTATTCCATTAGCCTATAA
- a CDS encoding multicopper oxidase family protein, which yields MGKIVTRREFIITGATGLAAIYGISACTKSDSPSSISESVKVEAIDPPAGEDFKDPPEMLNLSANAGVVEVALEAKTAKVMINGVNADLMTYNGHFPQQTIRVRRGDKLSVNFKNSLPLTTDKNILGYTKNITNIHTHGWHVSPSGKSDNVFLHINPGEEFLYEYDLSKQEAGTLNFLHSHGHGLVTEQMWGGLAGCALVVADEIDGLSGFENHIISLHDIDLAGTNPAPYTLEDYMNGKEGNIVMVNGQINPVLPINPGQVQRWRVVNASTARFYKLSLEKHTMYLIGTDGGLLDKPYPLSNILLTPGERVDLLIKADQGSGNYRFLSMPYDRGGNVPQTITLMTASYRGNAVKDEIPATINPHAKKLNVDTAALRRSQIALSMGVNKGFINNKSFGDDPFVHTSKVGTFELWEIQNFSGMDHPFHQHVNPAQIIFMKGGEKEYASLYSSIPAWKDTINVPKGGSITMLVPIRDFSGRTVFHCHIIEHGDLGMMAVWDIVK from the coding sequence ATGGGGAAGATAGTTACCAGGAGAGAATTTATAATAACAGGCGCAACAGGGCTGGCTGCAATTTACGGGATCAGCGCATGTACTAAAAGTGATAGTCCATCAAGCATTTCAGAAAGTGTAAAAGTAGAGGCGATCGACCCGCCAGCAGGAGAGGATTTTAAAGACCCTCCTGAAATGCTAAATTTGAGCGCTAACGCGGGGGTTGTGGAGGTTGCATTAGAGGCAAAGACGGCAAAAGTAATGATCAACGGGGTAAATGCCGACCTTATGACATACAACGGCCATTTTCCGCAACAAACCATAAGGGTAAGAAGAGGTGACAAATTAAGCGTTAACTTTAAAAACTCCCTTCCATTGACGACCGATAAAAATATCCTTGGTTATACGAAAAATATCACCAACATTCACACTCACGGGTGGCATGTGTCGCCATCCGGGAAATCGGATAACGTATTCCTACATATCAATCCAGGTGAAGAATTCCTATATGAATACGATTTATCTAAACAAGAGGCGGGGACATTGAATTTCCTGCACTCTCATGGCCATGGCTTGGTTACTGAGCAGATGTGGGGGGGCCTTGCAGGATGCGCGCTGGTTGTTGCGGATGAGATCGATGGACTCTCAGGTTTTGAGAATCATATAATATCTTTACATGACATAGACCTCGCGGGAACTAACCCAGCGCCCTACACTCTTGAGGATTATATGAATGGAAAGGAAGGAAATATTGTCATGGTCAATGGCCAGATAAATCCTGTCCTGCCGATAAATCCTGGACAGGTTCAGAGATGGAGAGTGGTAAACGCCAGCACTGCAAGGTTCTACAAACTAAGTCTTGAGAAACACACCATGTATCTGATAGGAACCGATGGCGGGCTTCTCGATAAACCTTATCCATTATCAAATATTCTCCTCACGCCAGGGGAAAGGGTAGACCTTTTAATTAAGGCTGACCAAGGATCAGGAAATTATAGATTCCTTTCCATGCCCTATGACAGAGGCGGTAATGTGCCTCAGACCATAACGCTCATGACTGCTTCTTATCGCGGAAACGCTGTAAAGGACGAAATTCCTGCCACAATTAATCCCCATGCAAAAAAACTGAATGTGGATACCGCTGCTCTTCGCAGGTCACAGATAGCTCTTTCCATGGGAGTTAATAAGGGGTTTATAAATAATAAGAGCTTTGGAGACGATCCTTTTGTTCATACATCGAAGGTCGGGACCTTTGAATTATGGGAGATTCAAAATTTCAGCGGCATGGATCATCCGTTTCACCAGCATGTAAACCCGGCTCAGATAATTTTCATGAAAGGGGGAGAGAAGGAGTATGCATCTTTATATTCCAGTATCCCTGCATGGAAGGACACTATAAACGTACCAAAAGGCGGATCTATAACCATGCTCGTACCTATCAGGGACTTTTCAGGGCGGACTGTATTTCACTGCCATATCATTGAACACGGGGACTTAGGAATGATGGCGGTATGGGATATAGTTAAATAA
- the dacB gene encoding D-alanyl-D-alanine carboxypeptidase/D-alanyl-D-alanine-endopeptidase, with the protein MKLLHKLILIFFFIPSSYAAILPPPVVKALQLAHIPLDSIGVEVREVNARIPLISVNAKQSMSPASTMKLLTTYAGLELLGPSYSWKTEAYLDGKLEQDVLHGDLILKGYGDPKLTLEKLWLWLHELRSRGLREIRGDLVLDRSVFQLAPHDPAEFDNEPMRPYNTGPDALLLNFNSVRLRFIPEGEKIKIISMPELAGIRLDNRVMAATVPVNCSDWNDALSMQLQGDTLRVQGVFPAQCGERERHVSLLSHPSYLYAVFRVLWQEMGGVLQGTLREGTVPDNAILFATHNSAPLAELIRDINKFSNNVMARQLFLSLGGTAEIPANFTHSERTIRNWLTQKKLYFPELILENGAGLSRRERISPRSLALLLRSAQRSPLSMEFEASLPIVGVDGTFKKRLTDSEAANHAHLKTGSLEGVQAVAGYVQSRSGKQWILVFLINHPNAAAGQQAQNALIEWVQRRY; encoded by the coding sequence ATGAAGCTGCTTCACAAACTGATACTTATCTTTTTCTTCATTCCCAGTTCTTACGCCGCCATACTGCCGCCGCCAGTGGTGAAAGCGCTGCAGCTAGCGCACATTCCGCTGGACAGTATCGGTGTGGAGGTACGCGAGGTGAATGCGCGTATACCGCTTATTAGTGTGAATGCGAAGCAGTCGATGAGTCCGGCTTCAACCATGAAACTGCTCACCACTTACGCTGGGCTGGAATTGCTAGGCCCTTCGTATAGCTGGAAGACAGAGGCATATCTTGACGGCAAGTTGGAACAAGATGTGCTGCACGGCGACCTGATCCTGAAGGGTTACGGCGATCCCAAATTGACGCTGGAAAAATTATGGCTGTGGCTACATGAGCTGCGTAGTCGCGGTCTGCGTGAGATTCGCGGCGATCTGGTGCTGGACCGTAGTGTATTCCAGCTCGCTCCGCACGATCCCGCGGAATTCGATAACGAGCCGATGCGTCCCTACAACACGGGACCGGATGCGTTGTTGCTTAATTTTAACTCTGTGCGCCTGCGCTTTATTCCAGAGGGCGAAAAAATCAAGATTATCAGCATGCCGGAACTAGCGGGCATCAGGCTGGACAACCGCGTTATGGCAGCAACCGTACCAGTAAATTGCAGCGACTGGAATGATGCGCTGTCCATGCAATTGCAAGGCGATACGCTACGTGTACAAGGTGTTTTTCCGGCCCAGTGCGGTGAGCGTGAGCGACATGTCAGCTTGCTGTCCCACCCAAGCTATCTATATGCCGTGTTTCGTGTGTTGTGGCAAGAGATGGGGGGCGTGCTGCAGGGTACATTGCGTGAGGGTACGGTTCCAGATAATGCGATTCTGTTTGCAACACATAATTCCGCGCCATTGGCTGAATTGATTCGCGACATTAATAAATTCAGCAACAATGTTATGGCGCGTCAACTTTTTCTAAGCTTGGGCGGGACTGCCGAGATACCCGCCAACTTCACTCACAGCGAACGGACTATACGTAATTGGCTGACCCAAAAAAAATTGTATTTCCCTGAACTGATACTGGAAAACGGTGCCGGACTTTCGCGTCGGGAACGGATCAGTCCGCGCAGTTTGGCATTGTTGTTGCGTAGCGCGCAGCGCAGCCCGTTATCAATGGAATTCGAGGCCTCCTTACCTATCGTCGGGGTGGATGGTACCTTTAAAAAACGCCTCACGGACAGTGAAGCTGCTAACCACGCTCATCTAAAAACTGGTTCGCTGGAAGGCGTGCAAGCCGTTGCCGGTTATGTGCAATCCCGTAGCGGAAAGCAATGGATTTTGGTTTTTTTAATCAACCATCCCAATGCCGCAGCAGGGCAGCAAGCACAAAACGCGCTAATTGAGTGGGTACAACGACGATATTGA
- the bioA gene encoding adenosylmethionine--8-amino-7-oxononanoate transaminase, giving the protein MPNINLLARSRSAVWHPCTQMKHHETLPLIPIQRGQGMWLYDFDGKRYLDAVSSWWVNLFGHCNPRINTAITLQLEQLEHVMLAGFTHEPVVQLSERLAQLAPVGLGHCFYASDGASAIEIALKMSVHYWRNSGRPHKSNFISLQNSYHGETLGALSVTDVALFKGAYSALIKQNATVLSPDWRNAESGESARDYAVRCAAQLETHLQQHHHNIAAFIIEPLVQGAAGMVMYHPAYLTRARELCDQYDVHFIADEIAVGMGRTGTMFACEQAEKSLGRDSTEEGVSPDFLCLSKGLSGGYLPLSVVMTTDTIYQAFYADKVTCGFLHSHSYTGNPLACRAALATLEIFEQDNVIATNRNKAVYLNRIAEPLRDHPRVKNFRNTGMIWAFEVDSLYDDFAQRCFSLALEKELLLRPMGNTIYFMPPYIISEAEMDMLVENTLAIIAAII; this is encoded by the coding sequence ATGCCTAATATCAATTTGCTTGCCCGTTCCCGTTCCGCCGTGTGGCACCCCTGCACGCAGATGAAGCACCATGAGACTTTACCGCTAATCCCTATCCAGCGTGGGCAAGGAATGTGGCTATATGATTTTGACGGTAAACGCTATCTGGATGCGGTGAGTTCGTGGTGGGTGAATTTGTTCGGGCATTGCAACCCGCGCATTAATACCGCCATTACCCTTCAGCTAGAGCAGCTAGAGCATGTGATGCTGGCTGGCTTTACTCATGAACCGGTGGTGCAGCTTTCCGAGCGATTGGCGCAGCTGGCCCCTGTCGGTCTGGGCCATTGTTTTTATGCCTCAGACGGCGCATCGGCTATTGAAATTGCGCTAAAAATGAGCGTACATTATTGGCGTAACAGTGGTCGGCCTCACAAGAGCAATTTCATCAGTCTGCAAAATAGCTATCACGGTGAAACACTAGGCGCATTGTCAGTGACCGATGTGGCACTATTCAAGGGTGCATATAGTGCATTGATCAAACAGAATGCCACAGTATTAAGCCCTGACTGGCGCAATGCAGAATCTGGAGAGAGCGCCCGAGACTATGCTGTACGCTGTGCTGCGCAGCTTGAAACACATTTGCAGCAACATCATCATAATATTGCCGCTTTCATTATCGAACCGTTAGTGCAGGGGGCGGCGGGCATGGTTATGTATCACCCGGCTTATTTAACTCGTGCGCGCGAGTTATGCGATCAATACGATGTGCATTTCATTGCCGATGAAATTGCAGTGGGGATGGGACGGACGGGAACGATGTTTGCTTGTGAGCAGGCAGAAAAGTCCCTCGGTCGGGATAGTACAGAAGAGGGTGTTTCGCCGGATTTCCTGTGTTTGTCCAAGGGTCTAAGCGGTGGCTATCTGCCGCTATCCGTGGTGATGACCACGGATACCATCTATCAGGCATTTTATGCAGATAAGGTGACGTGTGGTTTTTTACATTCACATTCCTATACTGGCAATCCGTTGGCCTGCCGTGCGGCATTGGCTACCTTGGAAATCTTTGAGCAAGATAATGTCATCGCAACCAACCGCAACAAAGCCGTTTATCTTAACCGCATTGCAGAACCCTTACGTGATCACCCCCGTGTAAAAAATTTCCGCAACACTGGCATGATTTGGGCATTTGAGGTGGATAGCTTGTATGACGATTTCGCGCAACGCTGCTTCAGCCTCGCGCTGGAGAAAGAACTACTGCTGAGGCCGATGGGCAATACGATCTATTTCATGCCACCCTATATCATCAGCGAGGCTGAAATGGACATGTTAGTTGAAAATACACTGGCAATCATTGCGGCGATCATCTAA
- a CDS encoding oxidative damage protection protein codes for MTRMVHCIKLGHEAEGLERAPYPGELGKRIFEQVSKEAWAAWLKHQTMLVNENRLNLAEAHARKYLAQQMENHFFGDGAEMPSGYMPPGK; via the coding sequence ATGACAAGAATGGTGCACTGCATCAAATTGGGCCACGAAGCAGAAGGACTGGAGCGCGCGCCATATCCTGGCGAGTTGGGAAAACGCATTTTCGAGCAGGTTTCGAAAGAGGCTTGGGCCGCGTGGCTCAAACACCAGACCATGCTGGTCAACGAAAACCGCTTGAATCTCGCAGAGGCTCATGCTCGCAAATATTTAGCCCAACAAATGGAAAACCATTTCTTTGGCGATGGCGCGGAAATGCCTTCCGGCTATATGCCGCCGGGCAAATAA
- a CDS encoding IS630 family transposase: MEKEDARKQSREVLHERRKQVIRMHRKGMVVMEIVVQTGLSWTAVNTALRLYKAEGSGALKPGVRGKKPGSGRRLTVSQELAIQQTICDRRPEQLKMDFALWSRPAVRQHIELAHSIKLSIRAVGNYLARWGFTPQKPIKKAYEQRPEAVQAWLDEQYPAIEARAKTEGAEIHWGDETALVNTDVRGRSYAPVGKTPVTFAVGGTRHKLSMIATVTNQGKTRWMIIDEAFNSDKLIEFLEALIKDTDRKVFLILDNLRVHHSKPVKAWAAENAQKIELFYLPSYSPELNPEERLNADLKHVITSKVPVRTKAKLRAAATDHMIMLEQNPERVRRYFGDPKVAYAAS, encoded by the coding sequence ATGGAAAAAGAAGATGCCCGCAAGCAGTCGCGAGAAGTACTGCATGAACGACGCAAGCAAGTCATACGTATGCACCGCAAAGGCATGGTGGTGATGGAGATCGTGGTGCAGACGGGACTGAGCTGGACGGCAGTCAATACGGCGCTGCGGTTGTATAAGGCTGAAGGTTCGGGGGCACTCAAGCCCGGCGTTCGGGGTAAAAAACCTGGCAGTGGACGTCGCTTGACGGTTAGCCAAGAGCTGGCGATCCAACAAACCATCTGCGACAGACGCCCCGAACAACTCAAGATGGATTTTGCGCTATGGAGCAGGCCCGCTGTGCGCCAGCACATTGAGCTGGCGCACAGTATCAAGCTGTCTATTCGGGCAGTAGGCAACTACTTGGCACGTTGGGGTTTTACACCACAAAAACCCATTAAAAAAGCATACGAGCAGCGGCCTGAAGCCGTCCAGGCTTGGCTTGATGAACAATATCCGGCCATTGAAGCCAGAGCAAAAACAGAAGGTGCGGAAATTCACTGGGGCGACGAGACGGCGCTAGTCAACACGGATGTCAGAGGCAGGAGCTATGCGCCGGTGGGCAAGACACCTGTGACGTTCGCAGTAGGCGGCACGCGCCACAAGCTATCGATGATTGCGACGGTAACCAATCAGGGTAAAACGCGCTGGATGATTATTGATGAGGCATTTAACTCCGACAAGCTCATTGAATTTCTGGAGGCGCTCATCAAGGATACAGACCGCAAGGTGTTTCTGATACTGGACAACTTGAGAGTTCATCACAGCAAACCTGTAAAGGCTTGGGCTGCCGAGAACGCACAGAAAATCGAGTTGTTCTACTTGCCCAGCTACAGCCCTGAACTCAACCCCGAAGAAAGACTGAATGCAGATCTCAAGCACGTCATCACTTCAAAGGTGCCAGTGCGCACCAAGGCAAAACTCAGAGCTGCTGCGACTGATCACATGATCATGCTTGAGCAAAACCCCGAACGCGTGCGCCGTTATTTCGGCGACCCAAAAGTCGCCTACGCGGCTTCATGA